In Terriglobia bacterium, the sequence AGTATTTTTCAGTCCCGCGAAACATCATGTGTTCGAAGAAGTGCGCAAATCCCGAATGTCCCGGCTCGACTTCATTGCGCGAGCCGGTGCGGACCACCGTGTAATAGGCCACGACGCCAGGGCTGTCGTAGGGAACGACAATCACGGTCAGCCCGTTCTCCAGGACGGCTTTGTGGATTGAGAATGGAAAGATGTCGCCGGCCGAAAAAGAAATCGAGCTCCCCAAAACCATCAGGATAGAGACAAACCCCACCAAGGCAATCATTGATCTCCCGAACTGGATCGGGAGCTTGAACGAAGTCATGGATTTCCTCCTCAACAAGAATTGAATGAGCACCAGGAAAGGCCACAAGATCCGGAAAGGACTCCCTGAAACTGTTCCCTGAGTCTAGCACAGGTGGATGCAAGGGAGGGCAGCGGATCGGGATCCCGGTCTGAAAGCATCCCCCCGAATGGAATTCCACGCCCGGCCTCCCCGGAACAGGATGCCTCACTTAAACTCCTAAACCCGAAGCACGATTCTGTCGATAAGGTTCATCGGGTTAACGAATGTCCATGATGGGGTGTTCCGCTGGTCGTTTGAGGTGTGAGAGCACAGCAGCAAGGGTGTCTGGATACCGCCCGAGACCCAGGAGGAACGGGATCCGGGGATGGCGGCCCTGCAAGCTGACGGAAGCTTTGGATCGTCTGGGAAGAGAGCCACACCTTGATTGATGGATAGGACATACGAACTGACCGGCACTCGACTCCATGGGCAAGGCTCGCGCGTTAGGGAAGCTCTATTCATCCTGAAGGAGGCACCATGAGAAACTGGACTGTCCGTAGGCGAATCATCTTTGGCTTCTCTGCCGTGATCCTGATCATGATCATCCTGAGCGGCTTCGCTTACATGCGGCTTGCTTTCATCAAAGCCGAGGCAACTCGCATTACGACACGCTACATCCCCGGTCTCTATCTTCTGGGGCAACTCGAAGCCACCTCCAATGCCAATTTTGCTTTGACGCACAAACTGGTGATCTCGGAAGATGCCAAGCAAAAACAAGTGTATCTTGCGGGGATCCAAGACAATCGAGCCAAGATCACTAATCTATACACGCAATATGAAGCCACCATCGGCGATGTGGAGACCCAACAGCATTATGATGCCATGGTCAGCGCCCGAGGACGCTACCTCGGGCCTTCTCGAGCCCTCATGAGCGCCAGCCAGAATTCCAAAGATAAGGCGGCCTTAAGTCCTCTACTTGACCAGCTTACCCAAACGCATCAGGCATATTTGAATGTAATTCAAGAAAACGTCGAACATAACAAGCAGAACGTCGACGCGGCAGGGACCAGGATTCGAGACCTCGTGGGCGGGGCCCAAAACAGCCTGCTCCTCGGCTTACTGATCGGTTTTCTTCTCGCCTCGACGAGTGTGTATCTACTTGTAAGGGCCATCAACCAACCCTTGCGGCAGCTCGTGGCTGCCTTCAACGTCATGCGTCAAGGAGATTTTTCTCAGCCCCTCACCCTGGTGCGGCGGGATGAATTTGGGATGCTGGCTGAAGGTCTCAATCTGATGAGAACCGCGCTGGCTTCGCTGATCGGCCAGGTGCAGCGTTCAGGCATCCAGGTGGGCACTTCCACCACCGAAATTGCCGCCAGCTTCAAACAGCAACAGACCACGGCCAGTGAAATAGCCGCCACCACCCGGGAAGTCGGCGCCACCGCCAAGGAAATCTCGGCGACTTCAAAGGAGCTGGTGAAGACCATGAAAGATGTTACTGAAGTGGCGGAGAGAACGGCGACCCTGGCGGGGAGCGGTCAGGCGGACCTCGCCCGTATGGATGCGACCATCCGTCAAATCACAGAGGCCTCTGGCTCTATTTCGTCAAGGCTGGCGGTCGTGAGTGAAAAGGCTGGAAACATCACCAAGGTGGTCACCACGATTGCCAAGGTGGCGGACCAAACCAACCTCTTGTCTCTCAACGCCTCCATCGAAGCCGAGAAGGCAGGCGAGTATGGGCGCGGGTTTGCGGTGGTCGCCACCGAGATTCGGCGCCTGGCCGACCAAACGGCGATCTCGACTCATGATATTGAACAGATTGTTCGGGAGATGCATGCGGCCGTCTCTGCCGGGGTCATGGGCATGGACAAGTTTTCCGAAGAAGTCCGCCGGGGCGTGGAGGTGGTCAGCCATGTCAGCAGTCAGTTGACCCAGATCATTCAACAGGTGCAGGCCCTGACCCCGAACTTTGAGTCGGTCAACGAAGGGATGCAGTCCCAATCCCAGGGCGCTCAGCAGATCAGTGACGCTCTCATGCAGTTAAGTGACGGGGTCGAGCAGACGGTGGAATCGCTCCGACAGTCGACCCTTGCCATCGGACAACTGAACGAGGCAGCGCACGGGCTGCAAGTTGCTGTCTCTCGCTTCAAGCTGGAGGACTGATTTTTCGATGCTGTTCTTACTCTTTCGACTGGGAAAGGATCGATACGCCCTGGAGACAGGCTCCGTCGTGGAAGTCCTGCCGCTGGTCCACTGGAAAACCGTTCCCGGGACGGTCGCGGGGGTGGCGGGGGTGTTCAACTACCACGGCTCGCCTGTTCCGCTAATTGATCTGAGGGACCTCGCACTGTCCAAACCGTCCCGTCGCTGGATGAGCACCCGCATCATCGTCGTGGAATACACCGGCGATGTCCAGGAGCGACATTTGCTCGGCCTGCTGGCAGAGAGAGCCACCGAGACGATCCGGCGGTCGGAAGAGGAGTTCTTCGATTCCGGGATTTCTGTGGCCTCGGCGCCGTATCTTGGTTCTGTCACCATGGACGATAGAGGGATTATCCAAAGGGTGGAGGTCAAGCGCCTGCTTCCGCCTTCCGTACTGAATGAATTGTTTCAACTGCCTTTGGAGCCGCTCTGATGTGCCACGCAGAGATCGAGAACCTGCTCCGCTCCGCCATCGGCCTGGATGCCAGCACCATCGGCCGGCCCGCCATTGATCAGGCCGTGCGGCACCGCATGGCCAAAAACGGGTTGAAACAAATGGGTCAATACTGCGAAAAGGTACGCAGTTCCGAGGCTGAACTGCAGGAATTGGTCGAAGCCATCGTGGTGCCTGAGACCTGGTTCTTCCGGCACCGGGAAGCGTTTGTCGCCCTCGCAAACCTGGGGGTCAAGGAGTGGTTGCCAACCCATCCGAACGGCGTCCTGCGGCTCTTATGCATCGGGTGTTCCACGGGGGAAGAGCCCTATTCGATCGTCATCGCGCTGCTTGAAGCCGGCCTGCCTCCCGAGCGATTCCGGGTCGATGCCATCGATATCAGCTCGCAGGCCCTTGTCGCGGCCAAGCACGGCGTGTTCCATGACAATTCCTTCCGGGAAGGGGACCTGAGCTTTCGAGAGCGCTATTTCCGCCCCACTGCAGACGGACACCACTTGGTGGACTCCATCCGTCAGCAGGTTCACTTCCAGCAACGCAACTTTTTGGCGGAGGATTTTTATTGGGGGACCGAGGCGTACGACATTGTTTTCTGCAGGAACGTCATCATTTATTTGGAGCGCTCCGCGCGCGAACGCGTGCTGAAATCACTGGATCGCCTCGTGGTACCGGATGGAGTGCTGTTTCTTGGCCCTGCGGACACGTTTGTGACGATAAGCAGTAACTTCAAATCTCTTGGTTACCCGGTGGTATTCGGCTTTCGGAAAGGCAACACGATGTCCCCGGAGCATCTCCCCGCCTTTCCTCCGCAAGAAGGGGAAGGCTTCAAGAACCCCTCGGCTCCCGGCCACAAACCGGTTGCGTTTGCTGGAGCCAGACCGCGCATACCGGCGCCGCTGAAAAAGAACCCTCTTCCGGCATCCACCTCCCGGAGCCCGCGGCTGAGTGATCTGGAAGTCGCCCGCCGCCTGGCCGACTCTGGACGGTTAGGGGAAGCCTCGGACCTCTGCCGAGCGTACTTGAAGGAACAGGGCCCTTCGGCGCCCGCTTATTTTCTGCTCGGTTTAGCTCTGGACGGATTAGGAGATTCAAAGGAGGCAGGCGACTGTTACCGCAAGGCACTTTACCTGGAGCCTGATTATTTGGAGGCCCTGATTCACTTTGCCCTGTTGTCGGAAAAAAGGGGAGATCATATCAGCGCGCAACGGCTGCGCGCACGGGCATGCCGTGTCGAGGCGCGCCACAAGCGATGAGGGATGACGCCCGACTCGCCGGGAGCCCCCAGGCGCGTCGTCCAATGAGAGGAAAATGTGATCCATGAGCACTGATGAAGCCAGTGGCGCTCTCTCCCACCCTTCGAGTTCTCCGTTCCGAATGCTGGAGGACTGCTGGAATAAGATAGGGGTGTGGGGAGACGGTTCATGCCCTGAGATGGAGAGAATCGTCCATTGCCGGGAGTGCTCGGTGTTCACCACGGCAGCTGCTCGTCTGCTTGACCGCGACCTGTCGCCGCAGGACCAGTCGCAATGGACAAAGCAGATTGCCGCCGATCGAACGACCCTCGATCCCGGAACAACATCCGTCCTGATTTTCCGGATCGGGAAGGAATGGTTGGCGCTTCCTACCCATGTTTTCCAGGAGGTCGCGGAACAGACCACTTTGCATTCCGTGCCTCACCACCGCGAGGGGCTCCTGAGCGGATT encodes:
- a CDS encoding methyl-accepting chemotaxis protein → MRNWTVRRRIIFGFSAVILIMIILSGFAYMRLAFIKAEATRITTRYIPGLYLLGQLEATSNANFALTHKLVISEDAKQKQVYLAGIQDNRAKITNLYTQYEATIGDVETQQHYDAMVSARGRYLGPSRALMSASQNSKDKAALSPLLDQLTQTHQAYLNVIQENVEHNKQNVDAAGTRIRDLVGGAQNSLLLGLLIGFLLASTSVYLLVRAINQPLRQLVAAFNVMRQGDFSQPLTLVRRDEFGMLAEGLNLMRTALASLIGQVQRSGIQVGTSTTEIAASFKQQQTTASEIAATTREVGATAKEISATSKELVKTMKDVTEVAERTATLAGSGQADLARMDATIRQITEASGSISSRLAVVSEKAGNITKVVTTIAKVADQTNLLSLNASIEAEKAGEYGRGFAVVATEIRRLADQTAISTHDIEQIVREMHAAVSAGVMGMDKFSEEVRRGVEVVSHVSSQLTQIIQQVQALTPNFESVNEGMQSQSQGAQQISDALMQLSDGVEQTVESLRQSTLAIGQLNEAAHGLQVAVSRFKLED
- a CDS encoding chemotaxis protein CheW, producing the protein MLFLLFRLGKDRYALETGSVVEVLPLVHWKTVPGTVAGVAGVFNYHGSPVPLIDLRDLALSKPSRRWMSTRIIVVEYTGDVQERHLLGLLAERATETIRRSEEEFFDSGISVASAPYLGSVTMDDRGIIQRVEVKRLLPPSVLNELFQLPLEPL
- a CDS encoding chemotaxis protein CheW: MSTDEASGALSHPSSSPFRMLEDCWNKIGVWGDGSCPEMERIVHCRECSVFTTAAARLLDRDLSPQDQSQWTKQIAADRTTLDPGTTSVLIFRIGKEWLALPTHVFQEVAEQTTLHSVPHHREGLLSGLVCIRGELLLCASLEKLLGIERQPHEGPSHTANVYRRLLVVSGGEGPFAFAVDEVQGVSSYKPKELHPLPATIPETSAHYLLGILSSKGKSVGCLHDELLFHAVNRGWV
- a CDS encoding protein-glutamate O-methyltransferase CheR; this encodes MCHAEIENLLRSAIGLDASTIGRPAIDQAVRHRMAKNGLKQMGQYCEKVRSSEAELQELVEAIVVPETWFFRHREAFVALANLGVKEWLPTHPNGVLRLLCIGCSTGEEPYSIVIALLEAGLPPERFRVDAIDISSQALVAAKHGVFHDNSFREGDLSFRERYFRPTADGHHLVDSIRQQVHFQQRNFLAEDFYWGTEAYDIVFCRNVIIYLERSARERVLKSLDRLVVPDGVLFLGPADTFVTISSNFKSLGYPVVFGFRKGNTMSPEHLPAFPPQEGEGFKNPSAPGHKPVAFAGARPRIPAPLKKNPLPASTSRSPRLSDLEVARRLADSGRLGEASDLCRAYLKEQGPSAPAYFLLGLALDGLGDSKEAGDCYRKALYLEPDYLEALIHFALLSEKRGDHISAQRLRARACRVEARHKR